In the genome of Bacillota bacterium, one region contains:
- a CDS encoding aminoacyl-tRNA hydrolase: MEELHIIAGLGNPGIKYRNTRHNVGFDTIDMLSEKFDINVKQLKHKALIGDGYIEDKKVLLVKPQTYMNASGESIRDIVEWYKICMKWLILVYDDVDLPLGKIRVRRSGSAGTHNGMKSIIYQLQSDAFPRVRIGIGKPPEGMDIVGHVLGKFTKDERAVIDNSIVRAAEAVVTIIKSGVDEAMARFNG, from the coding sequence TTGGAAGAACTTCACATAATAGCAGGACTGGGGAATCCGGGGATAAAGTATAGGAATACCCGGCATAATGTAGGTTTTGATACTATTGACATGTTGTCGGAGAAGTTTGATATAAATGTGAAGCAGCTTAAGCATAAGGCCCTTATTGGGGATGGCTATATAGAGGATAAAAAAGTTTTGCTTGTAAAGCCCCAAACATACATGAATGCCAGCGGAGAAAGCATAAGGGATATAGTGGAATGGTATAAAATCTGCATGAAATGGTTAATACTGGTATATGATGATGTGGATTTGCCCCTTGGAAAGATCAGGGTGCGCCGAAGCGGAAGCGCCGGAACCCATAATGGAATGAAGTCGATTATATACCAGTTGCAGTCGGATGCTTTTCCAAGGGTAAGGATAGGGATAGGCAAGCCACCAGAAGGCATGGATATTGTGGGCCATGTCCTGGGGAAGTTTACTAAAGATGAAAGGGCTGTTATCGACAACAGTATTGTGAGAGCAGCAGAAGCTGTGGTTACAATAATTAAATCAGGCGTTGATGAAGCAATGGCAAGATTTAACGGTTAA
- a CDS encoding ribose-phosphate diphosphokinase has product MNIHGKDIKIFSGNSHRALAEEIAEKIGLPVGIATVGKFSDGETEVNIGEVVRGSDVFVIQSTCYPVNDNLMELLIMMDALKRASAGRITAVIPYFGYARQDRKAKARDPISAKLVANLITVAGADRVLTMDLHVPQLQGFFDIPVDHLLGVPILAEYFKEKFHDLEDLVIVSPDVGSVTRARKLAERLDAPIAIVDKRRPKANVSEVMNIIGDVSCKKAILIDDLIDTAGTIVNAADALTKAGAKEVYACGTHGVLSGPAVERIKNSSIKELVILNTIPLTKEKRIDKIVSISVAPIFAEAIERIYGDMSISSLFT; this is encoded by the coding sequence ATGAATATACATGGTAAAGATATAAAAATTTTTTCAGGAAACTCACACAGGGCATTAGCAGAAGAAATTGCTGAAAAAATAGGGCTTCCTGTAGGAATTGCTACTGTAGGCAAGTTTAGCGATGGAGAGACTGAAGTTAATATCGGTGAAGTGGTAAGAGGCTCCGATGTATTTGTAATTCAATCTACCTGTTATCCTGTAAATGATAACCTTATGGAGCTTCTTATAATGATGGATGCTCTTAAAAGGGCCTCTGCAGGAAGAATTACGGCAGTTATTCCGTACTTTGGATATGCAAGGCAGGACAGAAAAGCAAAAGCCAGAGATCCGATTTCAGCCAAATTAGTAGCTAATCTTATTACAGTTGCCGGGGCTGACAGGGTGCTTACCATGGACCTCCATGTCCCCCAACTCCAGGGATTTTTCGATATACCCGTGGATCATCTCCTGGGAGTGCCTATATTGGCGGAATATTTTAAGGAAAAGTTCCACGACCTGGAGGATCTGGTAATAGTATCACCTGATGTGGGAAGTGTAACCAGGGCAAGAAAGCTTGCCGAGCGTCTTGATGCACCCATTGCGATTGTAGATAAAAGAAGGCCAAAGGCTAATGTAAGCGAGGTTATGAATATAATTGGGGATGTTTCATGTAAAAAGGCTATACTGATAGACGACTTGATAGATACGGCAGGGACCATTGTTAACGCTGCTGATGCATTGACCAAAGCGGGAGCAAAGGAGGTATATGCTTGCGGAACTCATGGAGTATTGTCCGGCCCTGCTGTGGAAAGGATTAAAAACTCTTCGATAAAGGAGCTTGTTATACTGAATACAATACCATTGACCAAGGAAAAAAGAATAGATAAAATAGTATCAATTTCTGTTGCCCCAATATTTGCAGAGGCTATTGAAAGAATTTATGGTGATATGTCCATAAGTTCTCTCTTTACATGA
- the glmU gene encoding bifunctional UDP-N-acetylglucosamine diphosphorylase/glucosamine-1-phosphate N-acetyltransferase GlmU, which translates to MNKLIALVLAAGEGKRMKSKHSKVIHKICGKPVISWVCNAVEKAGFTETIIVVGHRADEVKEYLGDKYQYVFQEEQLGTGHAVIQAESLLREREGLVFILYGDTPLISPKTMNDAIAFHKNSGCQATIVTAVLDDPSGYGRIVRDPDGSVVRIVEHVDASPEERNIKEINSGMYCFCIKDLLSALKDLDNNNDQGEYYITDTIEILLKKGLKVGAYEVKNPQEILGINDRIQLYQVSEIMRKRIHENYMREGVTIIDPNSTFIDDGVKIGMDTVIYPGTIIEGSSEIGEDCIIGPNSRIISSTIGNGVEFVNSIVVESVIGDKTTVGPFAYIRPGNEIGNNVKIGDFVELKKSVIGDKTKIPHLAYIGDAIVGRNTNIACGVITVNYNGKEKNRTIIGNNAFVGCNVNLIAPVEVKDNSYIAAGSTITDDIPEYSLAIARERQVIKEDWVRKKGMERKE; encoded by the coding sequence ATGAATAAATTAATAGCATTGGTGCTAGCAGCCGGTGAAGGTAAAAGAATGAAATCAAAACACTCAAAGGTTATACATAAGATTTGTGGGAAACCGGTTATAAGCTGGGTTTGTAACGCTGTGGAAAAAGCCGGTTTTACAGAGACCATAATTGTGGTTGGACATCGTGCTGACGAGGTAAAAGAATACCTGGGTGATAAATACCAGTATGTATTTCAAGAAGAACAGCTGGGTACAGGCCATGCAGTAATTCAGGCTGAAAGCCTATTAAGAGAACGAGAAGGACTTGTATTTATTTTGTATGGAGATACACCTTTAATTTCTCCGAAGACTATGAATGATGCTATTGCATTCCATAAAAATAGTGGTTGCCAGGCCACAATTGTCACGGCAGTACTGGATGACCCTTCAGGTTACGGCAGAATAGTCAGAGACCCGGACGGGAGTGTAGTTAGAATTGTTGAACACGTGGATGCTTCTCCTGAAGAGAGGAATATCAAAGAAATTAATTCAGGGATGTATTGCTTTTGTATAAAGGATTTGTTATCTGCTCTCAAGGATTTGGACAATAATAATGACCAGGGCGAATACTATATAACTGATACGATTGAAATACTTTTAAAGAAGGGACTTAAGGTTGGGGCTTATGAAGTTAAAAACCCCCAGGAAATACTGGGTATTAATGATAGAATTCAATTATACCAGGTGTCGGAAATAATGAGAAAAAGAATTCATGAAAATTATATGCGGGAAGGAGTGACGATAATTGATCCGAACTCTACATTTATCGATGACGGCGTGAAAATAGGCATGGATACCGTTATTTATCCAGGAACGATAATTGAAGGCAGTAGTGAAATAGGAGAAGACTGTATAATTGGTCCAAACAGTAGAATAATTTCTTCAACTATAGGTAATGGGGTGGAATTTGTGAATTCCATTGTAGTAGAAAGTGTCATTGGTGATAAAACTACCGTCGGACCTTTTGCATATATAAGGCCCGGCAACGAAATAGGAAATAACGTTAAAATCGGCGATTTCGTTGAATTGAAGAAGTCTGTCATTGGAGACAAGACAAAAATACCTCACCTTGCTTATATAGGGGATGCTATTGTAGGAAGGAATACTAATATAGCCTGCGGAGTTATTACTGTAAATTACAACGGGAAAGAAAAGAACAGGACAATTATAGGGAACAATGCTTTTGTGGGGTGTAATGTAAACCTTATAGCTCCTGTGGAGGTTAAGGATAATTCCTATATTGCAGCAGGTTCGACAATTACCGATGATATTCCTGAGTATTCCCTTGCAATAGCAAGAGAGAGGCAGGTAATAAAGGAAGATTGGGTTAGAAAAAAAGGCATGGAGAGAAAGGAATAA